In a genomic window of Lonchura striata isolate bLonStr1 chromosome 4, bLonStr1.mat, whole genome shotgun sequence:
- the RGS12 gene encoding regulator of G-protein signaling 12 isoform X6: MQSATVSDGELNSTELKDCISENSLSSNASLPSVQSCRRLRERRVASWAVSFERLLQDSVGVKYFSEFLRKEFSEENILFWQACEYFNHVPAHDKKELSYRAREIFSKFLCSKATTPVNIDSQAQLADDILNSPHPDMFKEQQLQIFNLMKFDSYTRFLKSPLYQECILAEVEGRPLPDPQRVPSSPTSKHSVSSEKSNMSTPKKLSGKSKSGRSLNEESGEEDTEKKKRGTFFSWSRSKSLGKSQKRRENGDYPNDSFQSNGLSYRRESQGSMSSTASLDLSETSRLPAFVPEKDKSPKYCCVNLPDGSSSKMAVKSGFSIKEVLSGVCEKHGINIAAVDLFLVGGDKPLVLHQDSSILESRDLRLEKRTLFRLDLVPINRSVGLKAKPTKPVTEVLRPVVAKYGLNLNELVARLSGEQEPLDLGVPISNLDGQRVVLDEKEPTKGREKQRGVLVKQTATVSSSSRSQGSTGEGRTLGKSNSIKMKGENGKNAREVRLSKREDSIAKIGKKKSQKINLDEAEEFFELISKAQSNRADDQRGLLRKEDLILPDFLRLPPAGPEPSSSTPAGPKGLSKRVSKSDGSDGCTSPSGKQEPVQNVNENSVKKMGYSENKHKSALAALHSQKTFSVPLSPPLSPIPHAQEGNAAVWKRQLRELQAEGIQMVDDENVADLTLVAEGDISSPNSTLLPPPPSTPLSDISKLTEANYPPPTPFAGNQEKSGYQRSDSGISRF, encoded by the exons GAATTTCTACGGAAAGAATTtagtgaagaaaatattttattttggcaggccTGTGAATATTTTAACCATGTACCTGCACATGATAAAAAAGAG ctttCTTACAGGGCTCGAGAGATCTTCAGTAAGTTCTTGTGTAGCAAAGCTACAACCCCAGTTAATATTGacagccaggcacagctggcagaTGATATTCTCAATTCTCCCCATCCAGATATGTTCAAGGAACAGCAACTTCAG ATATTTAACTTGATGAAGTTTGACAGCTATACTCGCTTCCTCAAATCCCCTCTTTACCAAGAATGCATCTTAGCTGAAGTGGAAGGACGTCCTCTTCCTGATCCTCAGCGTGTTCCCAGCAGCCCCACTTCTAAACACAGTGTCAGTTCAGAGAAGTCCAACATGTCAACACCAAAAAAG CTAAGTGGTAAGTCAAAGTCAGGAAGATCTTTGAATGAAGAGTCAGGAGAGGAGgacactgagaagaaaaaaaggggaacaTTCTTCTCATGGTCAAGAAGTAAGAGTTTGGGAAAATcacagaagagaagagaaaatggtGATTATCCAAACG ATTCTTTTCAGTCCAATGGATTGTCGTACAGACGGGAATCGCAAGGCTCCATGTCATCCACTGCTAGTCTTGACTTG tcTGAAACCTCAAGATTGCCTGCATTTGTGCCAGAGAAAGACAAATCCCCCAAGTACTGCTGTGTAAACCTTCCGGATGGCTCCTCGAGCAAAATGGCTGTGAAATCGGGGTTCTCCATCAAGGAGGTGCTCTCTGGGGTCTGTGAGAAGCATGGCATCAACATAGCTGCAGTGGACCTGTTCCTAGTTGGAGGTGATAAG CCCCTGGTATTGCACCAGGACAGCAGCATCCTGGAGTCTCGGGACCTGCGCTTAGAAAAACGCACTTTATTTCG GCTGGATCTTGTTCCTATCAATCGGTCAGTTGGTCTGAAGGCGAAACCCACCAAACCAGTAACCGAGGTCTTAAGGCCTGTTGTTGCAAAATATGGTTTAAATCTTAATGAACTTGTGGCAAGACTA AGTGGTGAGCAGGAACCCCTTGATCTTGGTGTCCCTATATCTAATCTGGATGGTCAACGGGTTGTTCTAGATGAAAAAGAGCCAACAAAGGGTAGAG AGAAACAAAGAGGCGTATTAGTAAAACAGACTGCAACTGTATCATCTTCTTCAAGAAGTCAAGGATCTACT ggagagggaagaactCTAGGAAAGTCTAATTCTATCAAAATGAAaggcgaaaatggaaaaaatgctAGGGAAGTCCGGCTGTCAAAGAGAGAAGACTCTATTGCAaagattgggaaaaaaaaaagtcagaaaataaatttggatGAAGCAGAGG AATTTTTTGAACTCATATCCAAAGCACAAAGTAACAGAGCAGATGACCAACGTGGACTGCTAAGGAAAGAAGACCTTATTCTTCCTGACTTTCTTCGTTTACCACCCGCTGGACCAGAACCATCCTCATCTACACCCGCAGGTCCTAAAGGCCTCAGCAAGCGAGTTTCAAAAAGTGATGGCAGTGATGGATGTACATCACCCAGTGGAAAACAGGAGCCCGTGCAAAACGTTAATGAAAATTCAGTAAAGAAAATGGGTTactcagaaaacaaacataAGTCTGCTTTGGCAGCACTCCACAGCCAGAAGACTTTCAGTGTTCCTCTGAGTCCTCCCTTGTCTCCAATTCCTCACGCACAGGAGGGCAACGCCGCGGTGTGGAAAAGGCAGTTGAGAGAGTTGCAGGCTGAAGGCATTCAGATGGTGGATGATGAGAATGTGGCAGACTTGACTCTTGTGGCTGAAGGAGATATTAGCAGCCCTAACAGCACTTTGCTACCACCGCCACCATCAACGCCACTGTCAGACATCAGTAAACTCACGGAAGCCAACTATCCACCCCCAACTCCTTTTGCAGGTAATCAGGAAAAATCTGGATATCAAAGATCCGATTCAGGTATTTCTAGATTTTAA
- the RGS12 gene encoding regulator of G-protein signaling 12 isoform X5, with protein sequence MEKTFTDSQVSSATVSDGELNSTELKDCISENSLSSNASLPSVQSCRRLRERRVASWAVSFERLLQDSVGVKYFSEFLRKEFSEENILFWQACEYFNHVPAHDKKELSYRAREIFSKFLCSKATTPVNIDSQAQLADDILNSPHPDMFKEQQLQIFNLMKFDSYTRFLKSPLYQECILAEVEGRPLPDPQRVPSSPTSKHSVSSEKSNMSTPKKLSGKSKSGRSLNEESGEEDTEKKKRGTFFSWSRSKSLGKSQKRRENGDYPNDSFQSNGLSYRRESQGSMSSTASLDLSETSRLPAFVPEKDKSPKYCCVNLPDGSSSKMAVKSGFSIKEVLSGVCEKHGINIAAVDLFLVGGDKPLVLHQDSSILESRDLRLEKRTLFRLDLVPINRSVGLKAKPTKPVTEVLRPVVAKYGLNLNELVARLSGEQEPLDLGVPISNLDGQRVVLDEKEPTKGREKQRGVLVKQTATVSSSSRSQGSTGEGRTLGKSNSIKMKGENGKNAREVRLSKREDSIAKIGKKKSQKINLDEAEEFFELISKAQSNRADDQRGLLRKEDLILPDFLRLPPAGPEPSSSTPAGPKGLSKRVSKSDGSDGCTSPSGKQEPVQNVNENSVKKMGYSENKHKSALAALHSQKTFSVPLSPPLSPIPHAQEGNAAVWKRQLRELQAEGIQMVDDENVADLTLVAEGDISSPNSTLLPPPPSTPLSDISKLTEANYPPPTPFAGNQEKSGYQRSDSGISRF encoded by the exons GAATTTCTACGGAAAGAATTtagtgaagaaaatattttattttggcaggccTGTGAATATTTTAACCATGTACCTGCACATGATAAAAAAGAG ctttCTTACAGGGCTCGAGAGATCTTCAGTAAGTTCTTGTGTAGCAAAGCTACAACCCCAGTTAATATTGacagccaggcacagctggcagaTGATATTCTCAATTCTCCCCATCCAGATATGTTCAAGGAACAGCAACTTCAG ATATTTAACTTGATGAAGTTTGACAGCTATACTCGCTTCCTCAAATCCCCTCTTTACCAAGAATGCATCTTAGCTGAAGTGGAAGGACGTCCTCTTCCTGATCCTCAGCGTGTTCCCAGCAGCCCCACTTCTAAACACAGTGTCAGTTCAGAGAAGTCCAACATGTCAACACCAAAAAAG CTAAGTGGTAAGTCAAAGTCAGGAAGATCTTTGAATGAAGAGTCAGGAGAGGAGgacactgagaagaaaaaaaggggaacaTTCTTCTCATGGTCAAGAAGTAAGAGTTTGGGAAAATcacagaagagaagagaaaatggtGATTATCCAAACG ATTCTTTTCAGTCCAATGGATTGTCGTACAGACGGGAATCGCAAGGCTCCATGTCATCCACTGCTAGTCTTGACTTG tcTGAAACCTCAAGATTGCCTGCATTTGTGCCAGAGAAAGACAAATCCCCCAAGTACTGCTGTGTAAACCTTCCGGATGGCTCCTCGAGCAAAATGGCTGTGAAATCGGGGTTCTCCATCAAGGAGGTGCTCTCTGGGGTCTGTGAGAAGCATGGCATCAACATAGCTGCAGTGGACCTGTTCCTAGTTGGAGGTGATAAG CCCCTGGTATTGCACCAGGACAGCAGCATCCTGGAGTCTCGGGACCTGCGCTTAGAAAAACGCACTTTATTTCG GCTGGATCTTGTTCCTATCAATCGGTCAGTTGGTCTGAAGGCGAAACCCACCAAACCAGTAACCGAGGTCTTAAGGCCTGTTGTTGCAAAATATGGTTTAAATCTTAATGAACTTGTGGCAAGACTA AGTGGTGAGCAGGAACCCCTTGATCTTGGTGTCCCTATATCTAATCTGGATGGTCAACGGGTTGTTCTAGATGAAAAAGAGCCAACAAAGGGTAGAG AGAAACAAAGAGGCGTATTAGTAAAACAGACTGCAACTGTATCATCTTCTTCAAGAAGTCAAGGATCTACT ggagagggaagaactCTAGGAAAGTCTAATTCTATCAAAATGAAaggcgaaaatggaaaaaatgctAGGGAAGTCCGGCTGTCAAAGAGAGAAGACTCTATTGCAaagattgggaaaaaaaaaagtcagaaaataaatttggatGAAGCAGAGG AATTTTTTGAACTCATATCCAAAGCACAAAGTAACAGAGCAGATGACCAACGTGGACTGCTAAGGAAAGAAGACCTTATTCTTCCTGACTTTCTTCGTTTACCACCCGCTGGACCAGAACCATCCTCATCTACACCCGCAGGTCCTAAAGGCCTCAGCAAGCGAGTTTCAAAAAGTGATGGCAGTGATGGATGTACATCACCCAGTGGAAAACAGGAGCCCGTGCAAAACGTTAATGAAAATTCAGTAAAGAAAATGGGTTactcagaaaacaaacataAGTCTGCTTTGGCAGCACTCCACAGCCAGAAGACTTTCAGTGTTCCTCTGAGTCCTCCCTTGTCTCCAATTCCTCACGCACAGGAGGGCAACGCCGCGGTGTGGAAAAGGCAGTTGAGAGAGTTGCAGGCTGAAGGCATTCAGATGGTGGATGATGAGAATGTGGCAGACTTGACTCTTGTGGCTGAAGGAGATATTAGCAGCCCTAACAGCACTTTGCTACCACCGCCACCATCAACGCCACTGTCAGACATCAGTAAACTCACGGAAGCCAACTATCCACCCCCAACTCCTTTTGCAGGTAATCAGGAAAAATCTGGATATCAAAGATCCGATTCAGGTATTTCTAGATTTTAA